One region of Vigna angularis cultivar LongXiaoDou No.4 chromosome 10, ASM1680809v1, whole genome shotgun sequence genomic DNA includes:
- the LOC108335337 gene encoding methyl jasmonate esterase 1, giving the protein MEGKKRRLVLVHGAQHGAWCWYKLSALLNSAGLQVTCLDMASSGIHPKQVLDITSVSQYVEPLFQFLRSLPPEERVILVGHSFGGLCISLAMEFFPHKIAVAVFVTAWMPGPNLSYLTLLQEFKHRLSLKSNLDSKTVSDENSNSHEKRYVTPDPQSLASNFYQLSPPEDFALALSLVRPFPIFSDEDLRENIQLTEENHGTVVRVYIVCEEDKLIEKDFQLSIIERNPPNEVKVISGADHMPMLSKPQQLFSYLQEIANIYY; this is encoded by the exons atggagggaaagAAGAGGCGTCTGGTGTTGGTTCACGGAGCCCAGCATGGAGCATGGTGTTGGTATAAGCTCTCTGCACTTCTTAATTCCGCCGGACTCCAAGTCACGTGTCTCGACATGGCTTCTTCCGGCATCCATCCAAAGCAGGTGCTCGATATCACTTCAGTTTCACAATATGTTGAACCTTTGTTCCAATTTCTAAGATCTTTACCACCAGAGGAACGAGTCATCCTTGTCGGTCATAGTTTTGGAGGCTTATGCATTTCTCTAGCCATGGAGTTCTTCCCTCACAAAATTGCAGTTGCGGTTTTCGTTACCGCCTGGATGCCTGGTCCCAACCTTAGCTATCTCACACTATTACAAGAG TTCAAGCACAGGTTAAGCTTGAAATCCAATTTGGACTCCAAGACTGTGTCTGATGAAAATTCCAACAGTCATGAGAAGCGATATGTAACACCCGATCCTCAAAGCTTAGCATCCAACTTTTACCAGCTATCTCCACCCGAG GACTTCGCCCTGGCGTTGTCACTAGTGAGACCCTTTCCCATCTTCAGTGATGAAGATTTGCGAGAAAATATACAACTCACAGAAGAGAACCATGGAACTGTGGTCAGAGTCTATATAGTGTGTGAAGAAGACAAATTAATAGAGAAGGATTTTCAACTGTCAATCATTGAAAGAAACCCTCCTAATGAGGTCAAAGTGATTTCTGGAGCTGATCACATGCCCATGTTATCTAAACCACAACAGCTTTTCTCTTACCTTCAAGAGATTGCCAACATCTATTACTAG
- the LOC108335833 gene encoding dof zinc finger protein DOF2.2, which produces MIQELLGAATASLIAGETKISINNNGGGGGRLLLTPPAPSSPSPSPSCTTTITTSTNTATSSNSDNQNLRCPRCDSSNTKFCYYNNYNLTQPRHFCKTCRRYWTKGGALRNVPIGGGCRKSKTSGMSNSVGKQAATTKMKAVASELGRPQGLFDQELPQTSILWGSPQNTQLMALLRATQSQSQSQNQNQNSNPNPNPSLVSMAVKREGNLSESHSHMVTESFLPNGLLNSTRTGLGYDGVGELPSLGLCSSFWRNNQNQNQQQSNGFVLGEQQSVGVQELYHKFRSSSSVHYCGSDNSPVFLGNMPSSSSLSNILESSSVSGSEFGCWNPTLSWGDLPTTSGAYP; this is translated from the coding sequence atgatcCAAGAACTCTTGGGTGCTGCTACTGCTAGCCTTATAGCAGGAGAAACAAAAATCTCCATTAATAATaatggaggaggaggaggacgaCTTCTACTAACACCACCCGCACCGTCTTCTCCTTCTCCGTCTCCTTCTTGCACAACAACCATCACCACTTCCACTAACACCGCCACTTCTTCCAACTCAGACAACCAAAATTTGAGGTGCCCTCGTTGTGATTCATCAAACACTAAGTTTTGTTACTACAACAACTACAACCTCACTCAGCCTCGCCACTTCTGCAAGACATGTCGCCGCTACTGGACCAAAGGTGGCGCTCTCAGGAATGTTCCCATCGGAGGTGGCTGCCGGAAAAGCAAGACCTCCGGCATGTCCAACTCGGTGGGAAAGCAGGCCGCCACAACAAAGATGAAAGCAGTGGCATCGGAGCTTGGAAGGCCACAGGGACTCTTTGACCAAGAGCTTCCACAAACCTCAATCCTTTGGGGCTCACCGCAAAATACTCAACTCATGGCTTTACTAAGAGCTACCCAAAGCCAAAGCCAAagccaaaaccaaaaccaaaactcaaaccctaaccctaaccctagtCTCGTGTCAATGGCCGTCAAGAGAGAAGGGAACTTATCGGAATCTCACTCGCACATGGTCACTGAGTCATTTCTCCCAAATGGGTTGCTGAATAGTACTAGAACTGGTCTAGGATACGATGGTGTGGGAGAACTTCCTTCACTGGGTCTATGCAGCTCCTTTTGGAGGAATAATCAAAATCAGAATCAGCAGCAAAGCAACGGTTTTGTACTTGGAGAACAGCAAAGTGTTGGAGTTCAAGAACTTTACCACAAGTTCAGGTCATCATCGTCAGTTCATTATTGTGGTAGTGATAATTCACCGGTGTTTCTCGGCAACAtgccttcatcatcttctttgtCCAACATTTTGGAATCATCTTCAGTTTCTGGCAGCGAATTCGGGTGCTGGAATCCAACCCTTTCCTGGGGTGATCTTCCCACAACAAGTGGAGCATATCCTTAA
- the LOC108335831 gene encoding L-ascorbate oxidase homolog, protein MGSATLLHLLCLVIALVNVSLVQAEDAYKFYTWTVTYGNLSPLGSPQQVILINGQFPGPRLDLITNDNVILNLINKLDEPFLLTWNGIKQRKNSWQDGVLGTNCPVPPNSNYTYKFQTKDQIGTYTYFPSTQLHKAAGGFGGLNVYHRSVIPIPYSNPDGDFTLLIGDWYKNNHKTLRQTLDSGKSIGLPDGLLINGQPHSTFTGNQGKTYMFRISNVGLSTSINFRIQGHSLKLVEVEGSHTVQNTYDSLDVHVGQSVSLLVTLNQPPKDYYIVASTRFTETPLTTTAVLHYSNSYSSALGPVPPAPVDKYDFDWSMKQARTYRWNLTANAARPNPQGSFHYGLITPTKVIKLANSAPLINGKLRYAVNSVSYLNPDTPLKLADYFNIPGIFSVNLLQNTPSSGPGYIGTSVLPTSLHDFIEIIFQNNENTIQSWHLDGYDFWVIGYGLGQWTDASRKTYNLVDALTRHTAQVYPKSWTAILVSLDNQGMWNLRSAIWERQYLGQQFYLRVWNAQRSLANEYDIPNNVLLCGKAVGHHP, encoded by the exons ATGGGAAGCGCCACTTTGCTACATTTGCTATGCCTTGTCATTGCTTTAGTAAATGTGTCCCTTGTGCAAGCTGAAGATGCATATAAGTTTTACACATGGACGGTGACTTATGGAAATCTTTCTCCACTGGGTAGTCCCCAGCAG gTTATTCTTATCAATGGCCAGTTTCCTGGGCCTAGACTTGACTTGATAACTAATGACAATGTTATTCTCAACCTTATCAACAAGCTGGACGAGCCATTTTTACTCACTTG GAATGGtataaaacaaaggaaaaattcaTGGCAAGATGGAGTTTTGGGAACCAACTGCCCCGTTCCTCCGAACTCAAATTACACATACAAGTTTCAGACCAAGGATCAGATTGGCACATACACATACTTTCCATCAACTCAACTGCATAAAGCAGCTGGAGGGTTTGGAGGACTTAATGTTTATCACAGATCTGTTATCCCAATCCCTTATTCAAACCCCGATGGAGATTTTACTTTACTCATTGGTGATTGGTACAAGAACAACCACAAG ACACTAAGGCAAACTTTGGATTCTGGAAAATCAATTGGACTTCCCGATGGCCTCCTCATTAATGGCCAGCCTCATTCTACCTTCACTGGCAACCAGG GAAAAACCTACATGTTTAGGATCTCAAATGTAGGCTTGTCAACATCAATTAACTTCAGAATCCAGGGTCATTCACTAAAACTTGTTGAAGTTGAAGGATCACACACTGTTCAGAACACATACGATTCACTTGATGTGCATGTTGGTCAATCAGTTTCTCTGTTAGTAACCTTGAATCAGCCTCCAAAGGACTACTACATTGTTGCCTCAACAAGATTTACCGAGACACCTCTCACCACAACTGCAGTACTACACTACTCAAATTCTTATTCCTCTGCATTAGGACCTGTGCCTCCTGCCCCCGTTGATAAATATGATTTTGACTGGTCCATGAAACAAGCTAGAACCTACAG GTGGAATCTGACTGCAAATGCTGCTAGGCCTAACCCCCAAGGGTCATTCCATTATGGGTTGATTACTCCTACAAAAGTGATTAAATTGGCCAATTCAGCACCTTTGATCAATGGAAAGCTCCGTTATGCCGTTAACAGTGTCTCTTATCTTAACCCTGACACCCCTCTCAAGCTTGCTGATTACTTCAACATTCCCGGAATCTTCAGTGTGAATTTACTCCAAAACACTCCCTCTAGTGGTCCAGGTTACATAGGCACCTCGGTGTTGCCAACTTCTCTTCATGATTTTATTGAGATTATATTCCAGAACAACGAAAACACCATCCAGTCTTGGCATCTTGATGGTTATGACTTTTGGGTCATTGG TTATGGTCTCGGCCAGTGGACAGATGCCAGTAGAAAAACCTATAATCTAGTGGATGCGCTGACCAGGCACACTGCACAG GTGTATCCAAAATCCTGGACTGCCATATTGGTGTCTTTGGACAACCAAGGTATGTGGAATTTGAGGTCTGCAATATGGGAAAGGCAATATCTTGGGCAGCAGTTCTACCTAAGGGTGTGGAATGCACAGCGCAGCCTTGCTAATGAATATGACATTCCCAATAATGTTCTACTTTGCGGCAAAGCTGTTGGACATCATccttag
- the LOC108335417 gene encoding reticulon-like protein B13 — MSAEAKQETKPLTNPSYSSDVDDGVVKDVVLWRRKKLNAIVIVVATAAWVLMEVFEFNFLTVISWVAILVVASTFLYANMLRLLGKERPNLLRLELSEETTRRIANEVRAWFEKIIRWLVLVSVRKEWPVFLGVVAGFLSLSYLGSCMDLLTVVYIGVLVGMAIPLTYVKNEDKIKRFGEWLKEKYKRCYEIIDEKTIHKIKSRISKEKKTE, encoded by the exons ATGTCTGCAGAAgcaaaacaagaaacaaaaccTTTGACCAACCCCTCTTACTCCTCAG ATGTTGACGATGGTGTAGTGAAGGATGTAGTTCTGTGGAGAAGAAAGAAACTAAATGCAATCGTTATTGTAGTGGCAACAGCAGCATGGGTGTTGATGGAAGTATTTGAGTTCAACTTCCTCACTGTCATCTCATGGGTTGCCATACTCGTTGTTGCTTCAACATTCCTTTATGCCAATATGCTTAGACTTTTGGGCAA GGAACGACCAAACTTGTTGAGGTTGGAGTTGAGTGAAGAAACAACTAGAAGAATAGCAAACGAAGTTCGAGCATGGTTTGAAAAGATAATAAGGTGGTTGGTCCTTGTGAGTGTAAGGAAAGAGTGGCCAGTATTTCTGGGGGTTGTGGCTGGATTCTTGTCACTGTCTTATTTGGGAAGCTGCATGGACCTGCTTACAGTAGTTTATATCG GTGTATTAGTGGGAATGGCAATTCCATTAACTTATGTGAAGAACGAGGACAAGATCAAGAGATTTGGGGAGTGGTTAAAGGAGAAATACAAGAGATGTTATGAGATTATTGATGAGAAGACCATTCATAAGATTAAAAGCAGAATATCCAAGGAGAAGAAGACAGAGTGA